The following coding sequences lie in one Arachis ipaensis cultivar K30076 chromosome B05, Araip1.1, whole genome shotgun sequence genomic window:
- the LOC107640720 gene encoding uncharacterized protein LOC107640720, with protein sequence MEKMMKHQEMTSKNYEASMRNLERSRRTLVKDKETDKKAIENDKTISKKDEASNKEKDKQEKEKEETQAPKKGKQAIEEQSQASKKGEKSCTPAIPYRQRLQKEIKDQQFPKFQEVFKKLDINIPLAEALEQMPLYAKFLKELINKKKSCHEKETIILTEECSAVIQRGLPPKLKDPGSFILSCTIGNRTLDKALCDLGASINLMPLSLMKKLAIEEVKPTRMSLQMADRSLKIPNGVVENLLVKIGEFIFPTDFVNLDMEEKGHSSIILGWPFLATARAIIDVEKGEMTLRVHDEKIIINVFKAMQYPLEKEKHMRVEMIEEVEEELLEDNNQEEQEFIEKEVVEISFESKTEEKPKQELKPLPLISSMYFLGKQMPY encoded by the exons atggaaaagatgatgaaacatcAGGAGATGACCAGTAAAAATTATGAAGCCTCAATGAGAAACTTAGAAAG GAGTAGAAGAACCTTGGTGAAAGACAAGGAAACTGACAAGAAGGCTATAGAGAATGATAAGACCATCAGCAAGAAAGATGAAGCTAGCAACAAGGAAAAAGACAagcaagaaaaggaaaaagaggaaACTCAAGCtccaaagaagggaaagcaagCTATTGAGGAACAATCACAAGCTTCTAAGAAGGGGGAGAAATCGTGCACTCCTGCCATTCCATACCGTCAAAGGTTGCAGAAGGAGATTAAAGACCAACAGTTCCCTAAGTTCCAAGAAGTGTTTAAGAAGCTAGATATCAACATTCCACTTGCTGAAGCTCTAGAGCAAATGCCTttatatgcaaaattcctcaaggAGCTCATTAACAAAAAGAAAAGCTGCCACGAGAAGGAAACTATCATCCTAACAGAAGAATGCAGTGCTGTCATCCAAAGAGGACTTCctccaaagctcaaagatccaggaagcttcatCCTATCTTGCACTATAGGCAACAGAACATTGGACAAAGCCCTCTGTGAcctaggagccagcatcaatttgatgccccTCTCATTAATGAAGAAGCTTGCAATAGAGGAAGTCAAGCCTACCAGGATGTCACTCCAAATGGCTGACAGATCACTCAAAATACCAAATGGGGTTGTGGAAAACTTGTTAGTGAAGATTGGAGAGTTCatcttccccactgactttgttaaCTTAGACATGGAAGAAAAGGGACACAGTTCAATCATATTGGGATGGCCTTTCTTAGcaacagcaagagccatcattgatgtggagaAAGGAGAGATGACCCTCAGGGTGCATGATGAAAAGATTATCATCAATGTCTTTAAGGCCATGCAATATCCACTAGAGAAGGAGAAGCACATGAGAGTAGAGATGATAGAAGAAGTGGAGGAAGAGCTACTGGAAGATAACAACCAGGAGGAACAAGAGTTCATAGAAAAGGAAGTGGTAGAAATCTCCTTTGAAAGCAAGACAGAAGAGAagccaaaacaagaattaaagcccctcccccTCATCTCAAGTATGTATTTCTTAGGGAAGCAGATGCCTTACTAG